A genomic region of Oryza glaberrima chromosome 1, OglaRS2, whole genome shotgun sequence contains the following coding sequences:
- the LOC127760373 gene encoding vacuolar-processing enzyme-like, with protein sequence MAARARLRLVLPPLAALLLFAHLAVAVARPRWEEEGSNLRLPSERGVAAAMADDAAEAAEGTRWAVLIAGSNGYYNYRHQADVCHAYQIMKRGGLKDENIIVFMYDDIAHNPENPRPGVIINHPQGGDVYAGVPKDYTGKEVNVKNLFAVLLGNKTAVKGGSGKVLDSGPNDHIFIFYSDHGGPGVLGMPTYPYLYGDDLVDVLKKKHAAGTYKSLVFYLEACESGSIFEGLLPNDINVYATTASNADESSWGTYCPGEYPSPPPEYDTCLGDLYSVAWMEDSDVHNLRTESLKQQYNLVKERTSVQHTYYSGSHVMEYGSLELNAHHVFMYMGSNPANDNATFVEDNSLPSFSRAVNQRDADLVYFWQKYRKLAESSPEKNEARKQLLEMMAHRSHVDNSVELIGNLLFGSEEGPRVLKAVRATGEPLVDDWSCLKSMVRAFEAQCGSLAQYGMKHTRSFANICNAGISAEAMAKVAAQACTSIPSNPWSSTHRGFSA encoded by the exons ATGGCGGCGcgcgctcgcctccgcctcgtcctGCCCCCGCTCGCGGCGCTGCTCCTCTTCGcgcacctcgccgtcgcggtggcgcggccgcggtgggaggaggagggcagcaACCTCCGCCTGCCGTCGGagcgcggcgtggcggcggccatggcggacgacgccgccgaggccgccgaggGCACCAGGTGGGCCGTCCTCATCGCCGGCTCCAACGGCTACTACAACTACCGCCACCAG GCGGATGTCTGCCATGCCTACCAGATCATGAAGAGGGGCGGGCTCAAGGACGAGAACATCATCGTCTTCATGTACGATGACATCGCGCACAACCCGGAGAATCCGAGGCCTGGTGTCATCATCAACCATCCCCAGGGTGGCGATGTCTATGCTGGGGTCCCGAAG GATTACACTGGGAAGGAGGTTAATGTCAAGAACTTGTTTGCTGTTCTGCTCGGTAACAAAACTGCTGTCAAAGGTGGGAGTGGCAAAGTCCTGGACAGTGGCCCCAACGatcatattttcattttttacaGTGACCATGGGGGTCCTGGTGTCCTTG GGATGCCAACCTATCCATACCTCTACGGTGATGATCTTGTAGATGTTCTGAAGAAGAAGCATGCTGCTGGGACGTACAAAAGCCTG GTCTTTTACCTTGAAGCCTGTGAATCTGGAAGCATCTTTGAGGGTCTATTGCCAAATGACATCAATGTTTATGCCACCACTGCATCAAATGCTGATGAGAGCAGCTGGGGAACATACTGCCCCGGGGAGTACCCGAGCCCACCTCCGGAGTACGACACATGCCTGGGGGACTTGTACAGCGTTGCTTGGATGGAAGACAG CGATGTCCACAACCTGAGAACTGAATCACTCAAGCAGCAGTACAATCTC GTCAAGGAAAGGACATCTGTGCAGCACACATATTACTCTGGGTCACATGTGATGGAATACGGTTCTTTAGAGCTGAATGCCCATCATGTGTTCATGTACATGGGTTCCAATCCGGCTAACGACAATGCTACATTTGTGGAAGATAACTCATTGCCATCGTTCTCAAGGGCTGTTAATCAGCGGGATGCTGACCTGGTTTACTTCTGGCAGAAG TACCGCAAATTGGCTGAGAGTTCTCCTGAGAAAAACGAAGCTCGGAAGCAATTGCTTGAAATGATGGCACACAGATCTCATGTTGACAACAGTGTTGAGCTGATCGGAAACCTTCTCTTTGGCTCTGAGGAAGGCCCAAGGGTTCTAAAGGCTGTTCGTGCAACTGGCGAACCTCTTGTTGATGACTGGAGCTGTCTCAAGTCTATG GTACGCGCTTTCGAAGCACAATGCGGCTCGCTAGCGCAGTATGGAATGAAGCATACGCGTTCCTTTGCAAACATCTGCAATGCTGGCATCTCTGCTGAAGCGATGGCAAAGGTTGCTGCGCAGGCTTGCACCAGCATTCCCTCCAACCCCTGGAGTTCCACCCATAGGGGTTTTAGTGCTTAA
- the LOC127760372 gene encoding pentatricopeptide repeat-containing protein At1g10910, chloroplastic gives MEAAASLPLPASRFLSPPPHPTPAAAAAAAACCSRRNISCARAAPRALEAPQASRPPPRPSPRRSAVAEVKAAPDPVAALTRFEDVLQTQDCNIILRHYGETRRWDELSKVFGWMQEHDMLNIASYSSYFKYLGLSRNPARALQVYGAIRENPTRIHVSVCNSVLGCLVKNGRFDSSFKLYDEMIREGLSPDLFTYSTLLSGCMKLKQGYTKAMELVNELNSRGFQMDSVIYGTLLAICASHNCCEKAEEYFQKMKDEGHKPNLFHYSSLLNAYSENANYEKADLLMKDLRSSGLTPNKVILTTLLKVYSKGGLFEKARELLTELEASGFAQDEMPYCILIDGLVKERKIWEAMILFNDMKEKGVKSDGYAFSIMISALHRGGYREESKQLAKEFEAKNATYDLVMLNTSLRAYCSTNDMESVMIMLRKMDESNISPDAITFNTLIRYFCMAKVYHLAYKTIQDMHTKGHQLNEELCSEIMMQLGEAGFPSEAFSVYNMLRYGKRTVCKSLHEKVLCILVPAGLLKDAYVVVKDNSEFISRRSLGNFARSFMASGNINLINDVMKAVHRSGWRISQDIFGKAIQRYIQKPDKKQLLLCLLDWMTGQGYSVDSSSRNLLLRNAQLFGQKQLIAEILSKQQGASRITSQRHQK, from the exons atggaggccgccgcgtcgctgccGCTCCCCGCCTCccgcttcctctcccctcctcctcatccaacgccagcggcggcggcggcggcggcggcgtgctgctCCCGACGGAACATCTcctgcgcccgcgccgccccccGGGCGCTGGAAGCCCCGCAGGCCTCgaggccgccaccgcggccgtcGCCTCGGCGCAGCGCCGTCGCGGAGGTCAAGGCCGCCCCCGACCCCGTCGCCGCACTCACCAG GTTCGAGGATGTGCTGCAGACGCAGGACTGCAACATAATCCTGCGCCACTACGGTGAAACCAGGCGCTGGGATGAGCTATCTAAG GTCTTCGGGTGGATGCAGGAGCACGACATGCTCAACATTGCGTCTTACAGCAGTTACTTCAAGTACCTTGGGTTGAGCCGCAAccctgcccgagcgctgcaagTGTACGGTGCTATCCGAGAAAACCCGACAAGGATCCATGTCTCCGTTTGTAACTCGGTCCTCGGGTGCTTGGTGAAGAACGGGAGGTTCGATAGCAGCTTCAAGCTTTATGATGAGATGATACGAGAAGGTCTATCACCCGATCTGTTCACCTACAGTACC CTTCTGTCAGGGTGCATGAAGTTGAAGCAGGGTTACACTAAGGCCATGGAATTAGTTAATGAGCTGAATTCCCGTGGTTTTCAGATGGATAGTGTAATATATGGCACTCTCCTGGCTATATGCGCGTCACATAACTGCTGCGAGAAGGCTGAGGAATATTTTCAGAAAATGAAGGACGAAGGACACAAGCCTAATCTATTCCATTATAGCTCTCTGTTGAATGCATATTCAGAAAATGCTAATTATGAAAAGGCTGATCTGTTGATGAAAGATTTGAGGTCCTCAGGGTTAACACCGAACAAG GTTATACTCACCACTTTGTTAAAGGTGTATTCTAAAGGTGGTCTCTTTGAGAAGGCAAGGGAACTGCTAACTGAACTGGAAGCTTCAGGCTTCGCACAGGATGAG ATGCCTTACTGCATATTGATTGATGGCCTTGTCAAAGAACGGAAGATATGGGAAGCCATGATTCTATTTAATGATATGAAAGAAAAAGGTGTCAAATCTG ATGGCTATGCATTCAGTATCATGATATCAGCATTACATCGAGGTGGCTATCGTGAAGAGTCAAAACAACTTGCAAAAGAATTTGAGGCCAAGAATGCAACATATGATCTGGTTATGCTTAATACATCACTTCGTGCTTACTGCAGCACCAATGATATGGAAAGTGTAATGATCATGCTTAGGAAAATGGATGAATCGAACATATCGCCTGATGCTATCACATTTAATACCTTAATAAGGTACTTCTGCATGGCAAAGGTCTATCACCTAGCATACAAGACAATTCAAGATATGCATACAAAGGGCCATCAATTGAATGAG GAGCTTTGTTCTGAGATAATGATGCAGCTAGGAGAAGCGGGTTTTCCTTCTGAAGCATTTTCTGTGTATAATATGTTGAGATATGGAAAGAGAACAGTGTGTAAATCTCTTCATGAGAAGGTTTTATGTATCTTAGTTCCAGCTGGACTTCTCAAGGATGCATACGTAGTTGTTAAG GACAATTCCGAGTTCATATCTCGACGCTCGCTGGGGAATTTTGCTAGATCTTTCATGGCATCAGGCAACATAAATTTGATTAACGATGTTATGAAAGCAGTACACCGTTCAGGATGGCGTATTAGCCAG GATATCTTTGGGAAAGCAATTCAGCGATACATTCAGAAACCTGATAAGAAGCAGCTACTGCTTTGCCTCTTGGACTGGATGACTGGTCAAGGCTATTCTGTGGACTCATCATCAAGGAACTTGCTTTTGAGAAATGCCCAACTCTTTGGCCAAAAGCAACTTATAGCTGAAATCCTTTCCAAGCAGCAGGGAGCATCAAGGATCACAAGTCAAAGGCACCAAAAATAG